DNA sequence from the Halococcus salsus genome:
CGAGGTCGAAACCGGTGCGGCCGAGCGGTGGACCCGCGCCGCGACCGCCGGGTTCGCGCGCGAGGACTTCCGTGAGCCCGACCTCGTTCGGTACGAGACCTTCGACGGCCGGGAGATACCCGCGTTCTTCTCGGTTCCCGTGGACGCGGCCGAGGGCGATACACCTGTCGTGGTCGACATTCACGGCGGGCCCGAAGGCCAGCGCCGGCCGTCGTTCAGCCCGGTCACGCAGTACCTCTGCGAGGCGGGCTACGCGGTGTTCGAACCCAATGTGAGGGGATCGGTGGGCTACGGCAAGGCCTACACCCACCTCGACGACGTGGAGAAACGGATGGACTCGGTGGCCGACATCGAGCGCGGCGCGGCGTGGCTCGCGGACCACCCGCTCGTCGACCCCGACCGGATCGCGGTGATGGGCGGTTCCTACGGCGGGTTCATGATGCTCGCCTCGCTCACCGAGTATCCCGACCTGTGGGCGGCGGGGGTCGACATCGTGGGTATCGCGAGCTTCGTGACCTTCCTCGAGAACACCGGGTCGTGGCGGCGCGCGCTCCGCGAGGCCGAGTACGGCTCGTTGGACGAGGACCGCGAACTCCTCGAATCCATCAGTCCGCTCACGCACATCGAGAACATCGACGCGCCGCTGTTCGTCCTCCACGGCGCGAACGACCCCCGAGTCCCGGTCGGCGAGGCCGACCAGGTCGCCGAGCGCGTCCGTGACCAGGGCGTCCCGGTCGAGAAGCTGGTCTTCGACGATGAAGGTCACGGGATCGTCAAGCGTGACAACCGGATCGAGGCCTACACCCGGATCGCACGATTCCTCGACGAACACGTGTAAATACAGCTCATTTCTTGAGAAAATCCCGGCGTGAAACGTCTGAAAGGATAAAATGGGGTGAATCGGCGGCCGGTCGGCGGTGAACGATACACCGGATTTATACTGTCGACCGATGTGGTGATGCCATGAGCGTTTCCGAGCGGTCGGAGGGCTGGGTCACCGACCAGCTCTCGCGACTGACGGACGAGTACGGCTCCGCGCCGGTCCACCAGGTGAGCTGGTCGGTCTCGGGACCTCGGTACGAGGAGGCCGCCGCGGTCGACACCGCCGAGCACGCCGCGGCGGGCGTGCGGGTCACCAACGACGCCGACGAGACCCTGCTCGTGCGCGACCGCCACAACGAGTGGGCACCGCCCCGCGGTGCGGTCGACGCCGACGAGTCGCTCGAAGCCGGGGCGAGACGGAACGTCCGCGAGGCGACCGGGGTCGACTGCGAGGTCGAGGGCGTCGAACGGATCACGATCGTGAGCATCGGCGACGAGTCCGACCGCGACCGCCCGCCGATCTACTGTCTCGTCGTGTTGTTCGTCGGCTCCTGTGGCTCGGACCAGACCGTCCAGTGCACGGAGAGCCCGGTTCGCTGGCGACACAGCCGACCGGGCGACAGCCTCGACCCGGGCGTTCTCGCCATCTGACACGGTCTTTCCGGCCCGACGGACAGATACATAGCTATCCGACGAGAACCACCGGTAGATGTTTCGCTGGCTCGTCGGTGCGGTCGGCTGGGTCGTCTCGACCGTTCTGCGGCTCGCGTTCGTGGTCTGCGTGGTCGCGCTCGCCGCCGGCTTCGCGTTCGGTGGACTCCCGAGCCAGCCGTCCGACCTCGGTGGGATGGTCGAGAACGCGACCGGCCTCGACCCGTTCGAGGACGTGGACGAACTCGCGGACGTCGGCACGGTCGGTGTGAGCGATGTCGCGGGCGACACCGGATCCGTGGCCGATCCGGGGACGAACGCGTCGGTCCCGAGTTCGAACGCCGGCGAACTCAACGGCACGCGCCTCGAGTATCTCGTCCACGAGGGGATCAACGAACGGCGTGCCGACCGCGGGCTCTCGAACCTCAGCTTCGACACCGGGCTCCGGTCGGTGGCGCGCTATCACAGCGCCGACATGGCGAACCGGAGCTACTTCGCCCACGTCGGCCCCGACGGCGAGACCGTCGCCGACCGCTACGAGAAGTTCGGCTACCAGTGTCGCGTCCCGATGGACGGTCTCCGGTACGCCACCGGCGGCGAGAACATCCTCTACACCTACTACGACGCTCCCGTTCGGATGGAGAACCGAACCGTGGAGTACGACACCCAGGAGGAACTCGCCCGCGGCATCGTCAACGGCTGGATGAACTCGACCGACCACCGCGAGAACCTCCTCAAACCCTACTGGGAGAACGAGGGGATCGGGGTCTACATCCAGGAGGTCGACGGCCAGACCAGGGTGTTCGCGAGCCAGGAGTTCTGCTGACTTCCTCACCCGACCACAAAGGGTATCCGACCGGACCAGCGAGGGCGCGCATGGTCCAAAAGTCCACGCTGTTGATCCTTGCCGGTGTCGTACTGCTCTTCCTCCCGGTTCCGCCGATCATGAGCGCCATCGCGGGTCTCGCGGTGATCGCCCTCGGCGTCGCGCTCCGGTTCGTCGGCGACGACTGACCGCCCCTTCCACGCCGGCACGCACCGGACTGATGACTGATTCGTACGAGCCGATTCGATTTCACAGCTGTGAGCACGAGGGATTCCCGACCGCTCAATAGCGGTCGTTATTCTATGGATATGATACTTCCAGTCGAAACCAGGGGCCGACCGGCCGCCGTGCGTATCGAATGTGACGGGGCTAATTTCTGGATGTGAGAATACGCACAAAGCTTATTGCGAACTGGCATCGAGGATCGGGTAGGACCAGCGGGGGAATCCGTTGCCTGGCATCACTCGTAACTACTCCCCCTCGGTCCTGTCCTTCCCCCGTTTTCGACTCGAAGAGCGCGCCCACCGTCGGTTTTCGCGCTCGTCGGAACCGCGACTACGACCGGTTACCGGTCCCGACAGTGATAACAGATCCCGTCGTTGATGTAGGGGTTCGGCATCCCCTTCCGACACCGCTGGCAGGTTCGTACGTGCCCACTCTCCCGGTCGACTCCGTTGTTCCCTTGCATGGCATCACCCAGCGGGGGACAGTACAGGCACGCACATAAACGTGACCGATCACTCGGATCGGATTCGAGCGAACCGGTTCGGAGGGGGTCGCGCGCTCCATCCGTCGGTCCGGGGGCCACCGGGGATACTCCAAGTGGCCGCGACCGTCGAGAAAACATCAACTGGCCAAAAGGACCATAACGTGCGCACCGAAACGCCCACTCGCCGAGTAGGTTCGATCCAGTCACCCCCCACATCCGTCGTCTGTCGACCCGTTCCCCTGCTCGGCTGGTCACGAGAACGTGGGCCCGGGCCATCCCCCGGCCCGTCGGCCCACGACCGTCTCAGCGGCTGTATCAGTGCTCTCTTCCGTGAAACCCGTCGGTGTGTTCTCTACCCACCGAACTCGGGGTGCTCGGTGCCGAATCGGTCGACGACCGTCTCCACGAACATCGGCGTCAGCGTCACGAACTCCTCGCGCTCGGCGTCGGGGAGGCAGTCGGCGACCGACCGGGGCGCGTCGGGCGTGTAGCGTTCGTCGACGAAGGCCCTGACACCGACCTCCTCGGGGCCGCGGATGACGCGGCCGATGGCCTGGCGCGCCCGCCGGACCGCGGGCACCGTGAGCGCGTACCGGAACGCCTTCGATTCGTCGAAGGCAGCCCCGTAGGCCCGTCGAACCGCCCGGATCCGGGGTGAAGCCACGTTGACGAGCGGCACCCCGACCACCGCACACGTCCCGAGCTTGTCGCCGTCGTAGTCCACGCCCTCCGTGAGGGTTCCC
Encoded proteins:
- a CDS encoding NUDIX domain-containing protein is translated as MSVSERSEGWVTDQLSRLTDEYGSAPVHQVSWSVSGPRYEEAAAVDTAEHAAAGVRVTNDADETLLVRDRHNEWAPPRGAVDADESLEAGARRNVREATGVDCEVEGVERITIVSIGDESDRDRPPIYCLVVLFVGSCGSDQTVQCTESPVRWRHSRPGDSLDPGVLAI
- a CDS encoding CAP domain-containing protein → MFRWLVGAVGWVVSTVLRLAFVVCVVALAAGFAFGGLPSQPSDLGGMVENATGLDPFEDVDELADVGTVGVSDVAGDTGSVADPGTNASVPSSNAGELNGTRLEYLVHEGINERRADRGLSNLSFDTGLRSVARYHSADMANRSYFAHVGPDGETVADRYEKFGYQCRVPMDGLRYATGGENILYTYYDAPVRMENRTVEYDTQEELARGIVNGWMNSTDHRENLLKPYWENEGIGVYIQEVDGQTRVFASQEFC
- a CDS encoding transporter; translation: MVQKSTLLILAGVVLLFLPVPPIMSAIAGLAVIALGVALRFVGDD